Sequence from the Bos indicus x Bos taurus breed Angus x Brahman F1 hybrid chromosome 16, Bos_hybrid_MaternalHap_v2.0, whole genome shotgun sequence genome:
gaccaccaggtaaATCCCCATATAAGACTTCTAATATTTACtggtttttttcatttatttttaaactctattttctggaagatttcttCAGCTTATCTTCCAAACATTTTAttgagtttctctttttttctattgtgtttttattttcccaaacCATGTTTTCTTCTCTAAATGCTCTTTTTAAACATGTGCTTGCTGCTATTTCTGCAATCTGGGccctttcctcttcttcccccGCCCTGAGAAGGAATTCTGATTTCCACCAGCTCAGTGAGAACCATCTGACATGTGCTCTTTGAGAAACCTGTGCTTGCTTCTTGTTCTGGCCCTCTTCCTTTGAAAATAATGATTGCTTCCTTTTAGTTTTGGACATTTCCCTCTCactgatgttttctttttgctatggTTGGTGGGTTGGTTGAtatttttttggtctttctcATGTATAAGGTATTCCTCAGTAATCATTGAAAGTTCTGCTCATATGTAAGACTGGGGACTAAAAAGCTAACTGGAAGCTCTGAGCACATGACAGGGACTATTGGTGACCTTCATGGTGGATAACATGCTGAGCCATTTGCGTGTAGAACCTTCAAGTCAGCATCTCTAGATCTTTCCTCCTGACCTCTTCACTCTTCCTGGGGaaaagagagaagcctggtggctgccagatTCCAGGAGCTGAGTCCAAGGAAGGCTGGTCTATCTGCGTAGAGCCCTTGTTTGCAGTTGGGCCCTGCCATTCTTGGTATGATCTGGGACTCTCCAAATCCTTCCTCCaagaatgcatgcatgtgtgccaagtcactgcagtcttgtctgactctgtgtgaccctatgactgtagcctattaagctcctttgtccatgggattctccagacaagaacgctGGAGTAGGTCGCCAAGTATCCTCCAGTGAATcatcccaatgcagggatcaaaccccagtctcccgcattgccggcagattctttactgtctgaaccaccagggaaatctgtgACTTAGATACTCACAACTCCTGACTCAGTtatcctgtctgtaaaatgggagcatgGTCCTCAATGGTTACAAGGTTTCTCAAAGAGCACATGTCAGATGGTTCTCACCGAGCTGGTGGAGATCAGAATTCCTTCTCAGAGCAGGGGAAGAAGAAAGGGCCCAGCTTGCAGAAATAGCAGCAAGAATGCCTGACCTGGGACtgccctggtcatccagtggttagaatccacctgccaaggcaggggacgtgggtttgatccctgctctgggaagattcaaaacaaacaaacaaaaaaaacaacctgaCCTGGAAGTAGAAGGTGTCTGCAGTGTAAATCCCTCCACTTCCTCAAATGTAGGTGAAGTCTGCACCCACCTCACAGAGATGGGCCTTGAGAAAAAGCACTGACCCCACAGCTGGGTGGATGTGATGTGGACACAGACTCATCTGTGGAAGCCAGTGTTTGGTGGAGGGGAGTCAAGTCTTCTCAAGTCCCCAAAATTCAGAAGAGGTCCGTGAACAAGTCTAGTCTCTGACTTGGAGAATAGAATAAGAATCCTATCTAGAATCCTGAAGTTCAGGTATTAAAATCAGCCCTGCCCCCACTTTAAGGATTCCAGTAGTTCCCACCTGAGTTGTTAGGAGAAAAATAGCCCCTCTTTGTACCCACTCTTCTCTCCCAAGGCTGCCGCATTCACCTCTTCTGTTGATTATTTTGGTATTACCATCTTGACTCTAAACAGTATGCTTGTTGTCAGTTTTAGTCACAATCTGTCGATTTCCCATTTGGGAAGGTGAAGATGTAGCTCTCtgcttccctgcccccaccacacTCTCAACAATTAAATGAGAGTCAGTTGGCTCCACCTTCAGTGTTTGCACCATTACAACCCTGCAAATAACATTTGCAGCTGAGactcaggaaaacaaaaacaaaaaacgatACTTTCTTATCTCTGGCATAGCTTCTTGCTTTCCCTGGAGGCTTTTTCCATTTGCTTAATTTTCACATTTGTTTAGGAaaaataactactggaaaaaagctttttaaagaatctttagGCTCTACAggtattttatcattttcatctttctgacaagtctgttctttgtctcctgactgctgctgctgctgctgctaagttgcttcagttgtgtccaactctgtgcgaccccatagagggcagcccaccaggctcccccgtccctgggattctccaggcaagaacactggagtgggttgccatttccttctccaatgcatgaaagtgagaagtgaaagtgaagtcgctcagtcctgtccgactcttagcaaccccatggattgcagcccaccaggctcctccgtccatgggattttccaggcaagagtactggagttgggtgccattgccttctccctgtctcCTGACTACCCAGATGGAATTCCACTCTTGACTCTCAGAGCTCGTATCTTTCTGTTTCTCGTTTTGGTGGAGCACATCCTTGAGATGTTTTCTGAGAAAGGGGACAAGagatgaaagttttaaaaaatctgacaCCCATGAAACTCTTTATGCCATCTTCATGCTTAACCGATGGGTTCAGAATTTAGATGAGTATAGAAATATGTTGGCAATGATCTTCCTTCAACATTTTGAGATTTGCTGTTTTcgattattattatcattgcaGTATTTAAAATTAGCCCGAAATGTAGCACATGGAAACAATCAGTAGGTTGAAAGAGGAACAGTAAGCATGTCTCTTGTGGGCCAGGAATTTAGGAGTGACTTAGCTGGTTGGTTCAGTTTAGGGTCATTCATGAGGCTGTAGTAAAACTGTCGCTATTGCTGGAGGGTCAGCTGCCAAGATGATTCAGTCACGGGACTAGCAAATTACAGAGGTGGTTATCAGGAGAACCCATTTCCTCTTGAAGTGGACTTCTCCATAGAGACTTCTCACTCATGATGGCTGACTTCCCCCTGAACAAGTGGTCCAGAAGAGAGCCAGGTAGACTCTGCGATGCCTCGAATGCCTCGCCACACATCACATCCCATCCTTTCAGCCGAGTCCTAtgttgctgttgagttgctaagttgtgtccagctcttagtgacccctggactgcagcacaccgggctgctctgtcctccactgtctcctgaagtttgctccaGTTCACGTGCAcacatgagtcagtgatgctctccaacagtcctcttcatcctctgtcaccccttctgccttcagtctttccagcatctggtctttcccactgagtcagctctttacgtcaggtggccaaagtatcggagcttcagcatgggtccttccaatgaatactcgggGTTGCtatcctgtaggattgactggtttgatcagtGTGGAAGAGTTCTACACCTGAGGATGTGAATATTCCAATATGGCACTCACTGGAGTCTGGCTTCTAGTTTCCAGTGTTGCTTTGAGAGCTCCGGGATCATTTATATCTGATCTCTTGTATGTGATTtttccctctgcttccctctctgtACCTCACAATTTGTAGAACATAGTTTTTCTCTCTACTGTGTTGAAATAACATGTGTAAAGTTCTATTTTCATCTCTTGTTCTGGGCACTTGGGTGACATTTTCAATCAATAAACTTGCATTCTCTTCTGGGAAGTTTCCTTGTGTTactttgtttataatttccttccctctgctttctttgttgtcttttcctggaatttctgtttttcagtctTTGACATACTATAGGGCTTCTTACGAATGAATCATATTTGTTTGTTAgtttagttttttatattttttccacacTGTGGGGCctgtggaatcttggttccccaactaggaattgaaaaaccacatcccctgcattggaagcttggcgtcttaatcactggaccaccaggtaaatcCCCATATAAGACTTCTtatctttactgttttttttttttctctttaaactctattttctggaagatttcttCAGCTTATCTTCCAAacattttattgagttttttgtttCTATCGTATTTTTATTTCCCCAAACCATGTTTTGTTCTCTGAATGCTCTTGCTAAACAGCAAGCATCCTGTGTTTGCTTCTTGTTCTGGCCCTCTTCTTTTGAAAAGAATGATTGCTTCCTTTTAGTTTTGGATATTTCCCTCTCACTGatgttttctgttttgctgtggttggttggttggttggctgATATTTTTTGGTCTTTCGCATGTATGCGGTTTTCCTCAGTAATCATTGAAAGTTCTGCTCATTGTAAGACTAGGGACTAAAAAGCTAATTGGAAGCTTGGTGACCTTCACGGTGGATAATATGCTGAGCCATTTGCATGTAGAACCTTCAAGTCAGCATCTTTAGATCTTTCCTCCTGACCTCTTCACTCTTCCCGGGAAAAGAGAGAAGTCTGGTGGCTGCCAGGTTCCAGGAGCTGAGTCAGAGGACGGCTGGTCTGTCTGCATGGATTCCTTGTTTGCTGTTGGGCCCTGCCATCCTTGGCAGGATGGGACTCTCCAAATCCTTCCTCCaagaatgcatgcatgtgtgctaagtggcttcagtcatgtctgactctgtgtgaccgtatgactgtagcctgctaagctgtttgtccatgggattctccagacaagaacgctggaatgggtcaccatggtctcttccagggtatcttcccaacccagggattaaacctgtgtctctttcgtctcctgctttgacaggtgtTTCCTCCAAGAATAAGTCACCCTTTTCTGCTGGGGTTGGGGGATGGGAAGCAGGGATTGGCAAGATGCTTACTTGTGTCCAGAAGGACTTGGGGCCGCAAATTCCTGATTTCACTGCAAGCTCAGAGTTGCTTCCTGGAGCATCATTTCCACCTGTCCATCTGTTTCTCCAGCTTCCTAAATGTCGATTCCATATCCTTGCCCCTGTTCCCCATTGTTGTGGACTCGTGTTTTTAAAgctcccctcttctctctgccaGGAGGGAAAGGTAGATGCCTGTGTGTCTCCCCCATGTCCACCTAGAAGCCACCACCTTTGAGATCATTGTCCCCAGGACTCTGCGTGACCTTGGAAGTCACACACTGCTGGGGAACCCCAGAGGTCAAGGGTGAAGACAGAGCTAGCATTTGTTCCCAGGCCTGGCCGTCATCCAGGCCCAGCCCCTGGCTCCTGGAGCATCCTGCCCTCGCTGCCCAGAAATCTGGGCAGGCAGGAGTCATGGGGTCTGTTCCCAGAAGGCCAGggtggctgggggcagggccaggcGCTGGACAAACAGATCAAAGGTGAGGCTCCCTGGGGCTCCAGACGGTGCCTAGTCAGCCGGAGGACACCGAGTGCACCATGAGGTGGGTGGAAGCCCCCAGGACCTGCTTGGCAGGGGTGAGGGCTGAGAGCAGGCCTCACCGCCCCTGCCCTGCACCGCCCTCAGGCTGCTGGTCTTCCTGGGCCTGCTGTGGGGCTTGGTGGCTGCGTCCTCGGGGCCACAGTGGCCCAAACCAGTGTTCGGGCGCCTGGCATCGCCCGGCTTCCCCGACAAGTACGCCAACAACCAGGAGCGGCGCTGGGCCCTGACGGCGCCCCCCGGCTATCGCCTGCGCCTCTACTTCACCCACTTCCAGCTGGAGCCCTCCTACCTGTGCGAGTATGACTTtgtcaaggtgccagcagggcaGGCGGGGGGATGGGACACCTGGGAGCAGGGTCTGACCTTGGAGGGTGGGAGGGCAGTCAGGCCTGGCGTCGCGCCTTTGCTCCCCGTGACCCCCGAACCCCCCAGCTGAGCGCCGGGACCAAGGAGCTGGCCACGCTGTGTGGCTCAGAGAGCACGGACACAGAGCGGGCGCCTGGCAACGACACCTTCTACTCACCGGGCTCCAGCCTGGATGTCACCTTCCGCTCCGACTACTCCAACGAGAAGCCGTTCACTGGCTTTGAGGCCTTCTACTCTGCAGAGGGTGAGCAGGGGAGGAGGCCGGTTGTGGGGGCGGGATTCGGTCTCAGGCCAGACTGGTCCTCCCTTtggtctcctccccacccccactctagTCCCTGAGGCTGGCTTCTTGCCAGACCAGCAGGAGAAGAGTGCATACCTGGTCTAACATCATCACAATGCAAATATCCCTAACAGGCCATGATCTCTGCTCTAAACTAAGCCCCCCTTGGGTGCCAGGTGCTAAGACTGAATGCCCTTCTGTGCCAGGGACATCCTTAGGGGCCCCTGTGATGCAAGGGCCAGGTGAGCCCATTTGCAGATGGGCAGGTGAAGCCCCACTAGCTTGAGTACTGCGTCTGCATGTGGACTTCGATGCTTGATTTCAGATTCTGGCTCTTGCAGGgacttgctgtgtggccttgggcaagtggTTCAACCTCTCTGTGTTTGTCCTGAGGCTGCTCTAAGAGTTCAGTGAAACCTGTACAGAGGCCTACCCACCGGGTTCCCTTGTAGGCTGCTCCCTGCACTGGCCTGGCTACGTGGAGCAGGACACTTCACCTTCATTGGTTTAAAAAGGGTGAAATTGAGGTCTCCCTCCACCTGCTGCAGGAAGGCCACAGTGACCTTTGTTTGGCCTCTAGCACTTGGCCGGGCACAAGCCACCTCCATTCCCGAGGAGGCTCCTCTCAGGGCAGCTGTGAGGCTGGGGGCCTCTGAGCCTGAGCCCGGGCCTCAGTGATATCCCCTCTCCTTtcctgctgcctgcctgcctggccctCCCCCAGACATTGACGAGTGCCAGGTGCCCCCAGGAGAGGCCCCCACCTGTGACCACCACTGCCACAACTACCTGGGTGGCTTCTACTGCTCCTGCCGTGTGGGCTATGTTCTCCACAGGAACAAGCGCACCTGCTCAGGTGAGCCACAGCTggaaaggggaaaagggggaCACTATGCCTGGCCCAGCCCCCACTCTGCCCCAAGATACCACTGGCTCCTCAAGGCCACAGTTGCTCTGCCCAGGCGACTGGAGGGACCACTGGCCTTGGCCCTCTAGACACTTCTCCTAGGTGGTGGCCCCTTCTTGGTCTTCTGTCCCTTCTcaccatccacccattcatcctCTACCCAACTGTCCATCTgtccactcacccatccatccatccatctgtccactcacccatccatccatccatctatccatctatcaccCATCCATAtatccatctatctgtctatccacccatccatctatccgtCCATCTatccacacatccatccatccattcacccgtGCTCTCCAATTCCTCACTCACCTCTGCCCTGTCCTTGGCTCACTCTCATCCCCTTCAGCTCATTCACTTGGTGAGCATGTGTTAGGCTCTCACTCTGTACCTGGCTCaccctccctggggtgggggggctccaGGATGGAGGAGTGGGGGGCCCCAGGCCTGCTTCACACAAGCTTCCCTTCATGGAACCTCAGGGTGAGGGCAGGTCCTGCTCAAAGCTGCTGTTTGGTGCCCAGCCAGCCAACCCCTTTGTCCTCCACTGCCTGGATGCCCCTCTGCGCCTTTGCCAGGGGCCTGGATGGAAAACCAGCTGGCGCCCTGGGGAGTGAGCAGCCGCATCCCTCGAAGCTGACCCTGCGCCCCCTGCTCAGTCATCCCTCCCCcgtgtctctccctgtctctgttcTCTTCCAGAGCAGAGCCTCTAGCCTCCCCTCCAGCTCCCGTCTGGGTTGGGCAAGTCTGCTGCTGCCTGCAGCCCCCACTGACCGCCCCCTTGGACCTAACAATAAACGTGGCTCCACCTCCACCTGCTGCCTGTCTCTGGGGGGACAGTGGGGGAGGGCCGTGATGTGCTTCCTGgcccctctcctcttccaccctcatcTCAGTCTGAGGGGCCCCAGTTGGTGGGGTGGCCCCCTCCATGGGGCCACAGGCGTCTTTCCCAGAAGGGCTTGCTCTACCTCCACCCTCGTTTTGATGGTGGGGCCTTGAGGTCCAGAGAGGGGGCATAGGCTTGCCTGAGTTCCCACAGGGCAGCCAAGCTCTTGCTGCTCCCCTACCAGGAATCCAAGGACTGGGCTCAGAGCATCCTTGGGTCCACTTCCTATTCAGAGGGCAATTCAGGTCCTGTGTGTGATGGGCTAGGGGGAGCCTGACCCAGAGCAGAAGAGGCCAGGGAGGTTTTGATGGATGGAAACTGATTGCCCATCAACTCACTGACAGGTAATCTGGTCCCCCACGTCTGGGGCTGACTGCCTCTGCACCCTGGGAAGCAGCCACGTAGAAGAAGAAAGGCAGTGCTGGGCTCCTACTTCCTGAAATGTCCCCCGCACCACCAcctgggggaggtgggcaggaCCCTCCCATGAGTGATGCTGACTTCCCTCTTCAAAGGCAGAATCAGCTGTTTCAGTGGGGAATGTGGGCACCAGACTCATCTGTGATCAATGTGGACTTGAACTTCCCTCAACTGCCCCCCTGTCTTGATCCagggaaggggggtggggggagggcccAAGGGAGGCTGGGCTGGACTGTCCAAGACTGGGGGAAATGAACTtgggggttgctagagtcaggggtgggtgggtgacCCTCAGCCCAAGGACATATCCCTCCTCCCATCCACTCCCCACCCAATTCCTGGGGAATAAGGaaagtccccttctcttctcttggTGCCTCCTTCCCCCGGGCAAATCCCACACCCCTCATTCCTGGAATTGGGACTCTGGCCCAGTGATTCCTGCAACAGAAGCCTTGGCCTAGGGCCCCCACCTTCCCTGGGGGTGTGAGTGCAGCCCCAGAGAATGTACATTCAAGTGTCGAGGGTGTCAGCTAAAGCCTGGAAGCCAGAGGAAGCCCCTCCCTAAACTGTCCCTTCAGCCCCTGGGTGGAGTGTCCAGTCTCTGGAAGGGCTTCTGGGGCTGGTGTCTGAGCTCGACCAGTAGCCTGAGCCAGGCTTCTGTGCCCGGCTCACCGTGCCTGTCttcccccctctccccagccctgtgTTCCGACCAGGTCTTCACTGCCCGGTCTGGGGAGCTCAGCAGCCCTGAATACCCACAGCCATACCCCAAACTCTCCAGCTGCACCTACAGCATCCACTTGGAGGAGGGATTCCACGTCATCTTGGACTTTGTGGAGTCCTTTGACGTGGAGACGCACCCCGAGACCCTGTGCCCCTACGACTCCCTCAAGGTCTGGTTCCTCTGGCCCCCACCTCATCCTGGCCCGGTAGGTCCTGGGGTGACGGGTATCTCTCCGTTTTCAGATTCGAACAGACAAGGCGGAATACGGCCCGTTCTGTGGGAAGACATTGCCCAGCAGGATTGAAACCAAGAGCAATACCGTGACCATCACCTTTACCACCGATCAGTCGGGGGACCACATGGGCTGGAAGGTCCGATACAACAGCACAGGTGAGGGCAGGTAGGGACTCTTCCAGAAGCATCAAGGAACCACAAGGGATGGAACTCTTCCTGGCTGGGCCCCGGAAACTGGGAAGGGACAATTTTTCCTTAACCTGCTCAGTGTCCCTGGATAAGTCTGAAAAGCAAACTGAAAGGTTAATGGGAAAAAGTATACTTGTTCATTTCATGTAAGTTTTATGTGGcactagggcttcccagtggctcagatgctatgaatctgcctgcaatgcaggagacctgggttcactccctaggtcaggaagagcccctggagaagggaatggcatcctactctggcattcttgcctggagaatcccatggacagaggagcctgttgggctacagtccatggggtcacaaagaattggacacgactgagtgactaacactacacaCACACTCCACGCTTTACATGGCACAACTGCCTTCctaaggaaatgaagacccagagagACAGCTGTGTACTTCTGTGCTGGGTCTGCTAAGGAGTGTGACAGGTTGAGGAATATAAAGTAAGGGTGGTGAACTGGGGgaaacttgttgttcagtcactcagtcatgtccgactctttgcgaccccatggactgcagcatgccaggcttccctgtccatcatgaactcctggagcttgctcaaattcatgtccatcgagtcggtgatgccatccaaccatctcatcctctgtcgtcccgttcttcTCCTACCCTGAGAaagcccagcatcagggtcttttccaatgttagTTCTTGGGATCAGGTGGccagtgttggagcttcagcttcagcctcagtcccttCAATGACTCAAATGTAGCCAGCCTTGTTTGTTAGGATTCTTCTTGGCATCCCTTTGTCTTTGGTGACAAGGCTTCCCTCTGAGTGTAGGGAAGACACCTGTCACACAAGGGTCTTATAACCTGCTtcaggggagaagggagaggtaAAGGGAGGAATATGGAAGGGTGTTGTCCCAAGGGCAAGGGAACTGTTATGTGCAAAAGCCCAGAGGCTCCATCTTTCTTGGTGTGAAGCTGCAGTGGGTGTGATGGGGTGGGCAGAGATGGGGGCTCCCGTCACACAGAGTTTGGACAGGGCATCTGCAGCTAGGGCTACACTCTGCCTCCCTGATCCGCCTCCACCCTCCAGGCCTCTTGGGCTTTCCCCACCTCTTCCTCATGACAGACCCTCACACACTGGATGGTTCTTGGTACTTCCTCCTTAGACACAAGTCCAAGTCCCCCATCTTCTGGGCACTGACCGCTGGATGTGACTGTCCCCCTCAGAGTTGACACTCTCAGCCAACTGGTCTCTGAGGATATTTTTGGAAGGGCCGAGTAACTGAACTGGAGAAACTCCAAAGCAAAATATTTGCAGCCCAAGCTGTGCTGAGAGTGCAGGCTGAGGGTCAGGCTGCCCAGCTTGATGCCCCAGCTGTAGTGCCACCTGCTTCCTGGCCGTGTGACACTGAGCTTCTTAAAGTAACTTTCCTGAGATATAATGTCTCAATTATCTAATGAAGGATAACATCTCTGTGGAAAGGTGGGGGTTGGTGGGCTAATGTAGAAGGCATGGGGTGTGTGTGAAGGaggtattactttttaaaatgaggagaCTGGATTAACAAAGATTAACCTTTGGGCCGCCTCTGTTGGACATGTGGGAAAGAATGAGAGCCTGGTCAGGAGGGCAGAGACCAGCACTTTGggaagccttttctttttttttgatgtgggccatttttaaagtctttattgaattcgccacaatat
This genomic interval carries:
- the MASP2 gene encoding mannan-binding lectin serine protease 2 isoform X3, with product MRLLVFLGLLWGLVAASSGPQWPKPVFGRLASPGFPDKYANNQERRWALTAPPGYRLRLYFTHFQLEPSYLCEYDFVKLSAGTKELATLCGSESTDTERAPGNDTFYSPGSSLDVTFRSDYSNEKPFTGFEAFYSAEDIDECQVPPGEAPTCDHHCHNYLGGFYCSCRVGYVLHRNKRTCSG
- the MASP2 gene encoding mannan-binding lectin serine protease 2 isoform X2, which gives rise to MRLLVFLGLLWGLVAASSGPQWPKPVFGRLASPGFPDKYANNQERRWALTAPPGYRLRLYFTHFQLEPSYLCEYDFVKLSAGTKELATLCGSESTDTERAPGNDTFYSPGSSLDVTFRSDYSNEKPFTGFEAFYSAEDIDECQVPPGEAPTCDHHCHNYLGGFYCSCRVGYVLHRNKRTCSEQSL